In the Larimichthys crocea isolate SSNF chromosome XXI, L_crocea_2.0, whole genome shotgun sequence genome, one interval contains:
- the iqub gene encoding IQ and ubiquitin-like domain-containing protein — translation MSEQIEDKEQDVKEKEEETTEIYPQTGESTAEQPEDDGEPGSDGEEVHADRTTTDVLEAEEAEPDLHDDAEQLIELQKPETVGKLTDVLETVEEAETQADLPDDVEQLREPQRKENVGNSTATVKVVLVPEGHVMTVAFAIGLSIQELKCHLASELRVPADVLQISLDGRVVEEQKSLMELGVRPHGSTRMEMSSTDPTTHPLRPVRPPEHDNMPDVITVRVQTDEGEFQEVVVEIERPRQQKAFLGGYRHRLTGVEYHHAALQTLPKRRPDRGVVVFSRETQTVKVKSQAQQCPVNVYTQMTGIGCYVSCMNDKLVAPSNYITADEYHDRRLKAVIRLQSFVRRWLAQQEVNRLRRERERRMAWLELQERRRREEKEEQLRDRRQRMMNPRRREDINLLYQALEKWRCEEEQRINSTLRGAERKAALCSLLEQETQQIATIGRHQIAIQNDNYDKTVRNFLDKCAAPHQWRAADGGLIEMDSPHTIRARELRDLYSNINLFTVSREARRDALTTLKHTVQEHECQLTRDIVDLIDREVDLMTCGVKAANLEGLRKRISTLFLQYIKIPAFNPEVAKLLKVPQNPSQLRNTMFLCRSCYRYLPSGDFSPSANTRLSGRCHECTSLDNIARTRNDYSYYKNILKRLRADEQQLNKEAKIPFLLQVEDMRYLVEVVWTSRSALQASKDLFNLVFVRWERQRDWSPWNCILLSKEEISAHVQVEDVHKAYEATFIRRIEHKHTLARRHFSQISVMAEYLDSQPSASLGNQLVSKPITMATGKHATNTTPASAH, via the exons ATGTCGGAGCAAATTGAAGATAAAGAGCAAGACgtgaaagaaaaggaggaagagaccACGGAAATATATCCACAAACAGGTGAAAGTACTgctgagcagccagaggacGACGGAGAGCCGGGAAGTGACGGAGAGGAGGTGCACGCTGACAGGACGACCACAG ATGTGctggaggcagaagaagctgaACCAGATCTCCACGATGACGCTGAGCAGCTTATAGAGCTTCAGAAACCAGAAACTGTTGGGAAGTTAACTG ATGTGTTGGAGACTGTGGAAGAAGCTGAAACTCAGGCTGATCTGCCCGATGATGTTGAGCAGCTTAGGGAGcctcagagaaaagaaaatgttggaaaCTCTACAGCTACAG TGAAGGTGGTGCTGGTGCCAGAGGGTCATGTGATGACTGTGGCCTTTGCGATCGGTCTCAGCATACAGGAGCTGAAGTGTCACCTCGCCTCGGAGCTGAGAGTTCCTGCTGATGTGCTGCAGATCTCTCTGGATG gCAGAGTGGTGGAAGAGCAGAAGAGCCTAATGGAGCTCGGCGTCCGCCCCCATGGCTCCACCCGGATGGAGATGAGCTCCACCGACCCGACCACCCACCCACTCCGCCCAGTTCGCCCCCCAGAGCACGACAACATGCCGGACGTCATCACAGTCCGAGTCCAAACAG ATGAGGGCGAGTTccaggaggtggtggtggagattGAGCGTCCCCGCCAGCAGAAGGCCTTCCTGGGCGGCTACAGACACCGGTTGACAGGGGTGGAGTACCACCATGCTGCCCTACAGACACTGCCCAAGAGGAGACCTGACAGAGGAGTGGTGGTCTTCAGCCGTGAGACACAG ACAGTAAAGGTGAAGTCTCAGgcccagcagtgtccagtcaacGTCTACACCCAGATGACTGGGATCGGCTGCTACGTCTCCTGTATGAATGACAAGCTGGTCGCCCCTAGCAACTACATCACTGCTGACGAGTATCATGACAGGAGGCTGAAAGCT GTGATCCGCCTGCAGTCGTTTGTCCGTCGCTGGTTGGCCCAGCAGGAGGTGAACCGGTTGAGAAGGGAACGGGAACGGCGGATGGCCTGGCTAGagctgcaggagaggaggaggagggaggagaaggaggagcagctgaGAGACCGTCGCCAACGCATGATGAACCCgcggaggagagaggacatCAACCTGCTGTACCAAGCTCTAGAGA AGTGGAGGTGTGAGGAGGAGCAGCGCATCAACTCTACCCTGCGTGGAGCTGAGAGGAAGGCAGCTCTTTGCTCTCTGTTGGAGCAGGAGACGCAGCAAATCGCCACCATCGGACGTCATCAGATTGCCATCCAGAACGACAACTATGACAAAACTGTCAGGAACTTCCTGgacaag TGTGCGGCTCCTCATCAGTGGCGAGCAGCCGATGGTGGACTGATTGAGATGGACAGTCCACACACCATCAGAGCTAGAGAGCTGCGAGACCTGTACAGCAACATCAACCTGTTCACCGTCAGCCGGGAGGCGAGACGAGATGCTCTCACGACGCTCAAACACACTGTCCAG GAGCATGAGTGTCAGCTGACCCGTGACATCGTGGATTTGATAGACAGGGAGGTGGACCTGATGACTTGTGGGGTTAAGGCAGCCAATCTAGAGGGGCTGAGAAAGAGGATCTCCACTCTGTTCCTCCAGTACATCAAAATACCGGCGTTTAACCCTGAGGTGGCCAAGCTGCTCAAG GTTCCCCAGAATCCCTCTCAGCTGAGGAATACCATGTTCCTCTGCCGGAGCTGTTATCGCTATCTACCCTCCGGTGACTTCAGCCCGTCCGCCAACACCCGTCTGAGCGGTCGGTGCCATGAATGCACTTCACTTGACAACATAGCAAGAACCCGTAATGACTACTCCTACTACAAAAACATCCTAAAGAGGTTGAGAGCTGACGAGCAGCAGCTCAACAAGGAGGCCAAGATTCCCTTCCTGCTGCAG GTGGAGGATATGCGGTACCTGGTGGAGGTGGTCTGGACATCCCGCTCAGCACTCCAAGCCAGCAAGGACCTCTTTAACCTGGTGTTTGTCCGCTGGGAGCGTCAGAGAGACTGGAGTCCCTGGAACTGCATCCTGCTATCCAAAGAAGAGATTTCAGCTCACGTGCAGGTGGAGGACGTCCACAAG gcgtACGAGGCGACGTTTATCCGCAGGAtcgagcacaaacacacactggctcGACGCCACTTCAGCCAGATCTCTGTCATGGCCGAATACCTGGACTCTCAGCCGTCCGCTTCCCTGGGCAACCAGCTTGTCTCTAAGCCCATCACCATGGCGACAGGCAAGCACGCCACCAACACCACACCGGCCTCAGCTCATTAA